In Betaproteobacteria bacterium, a single genomic region encodes these proteins:
- a CDS encoding sulfatase-like hydrolase/transferase produces MIIILRILALLCALILGTLALASQAGAQGKKKPNILIIWGDDIGQFNVSAYNMGMMGYRTPNIDSIARQGATFTDWYGQQSCTAGRAAFITGQSPIRTGLTKVGLPGAPEGMKKEDPTIATLLKAQGYVTGQFGKNHLGDADSTLPTNHGFDEFFGNLYHLNAEEEPENENYPKDPEFKKKFGPRGVIHSFADGRITDTG; encoded by the coding sequence ATGATCATCATTCTGCGCATCCTCGCCCTGCTCTGCGCGCTCATCCTGGGTACGCTGGCGCTCGCCTCGCAGGCCGGGGCGCAAGGCAAGAAGAAACCCAACATCCTCATCATCTGGGGCGACGACATCGGCCAGTTCAACGTCAGCGCCTACAACATGGGCATGATGGGTTACCGCACGCCGAACATCGACAGCATCGCCCGCCAGGGTGCGACCTTCACCGACTGGTACGGGCAGCAGAGCTGCACCGCGGGCCGCGCCGCGTTCATCACCGGCCAGTCGCCGATCCGCACCGGTCTCACCAAGGTGGGTCTGCCCGGCGCGCCCGAGGGTATGAAGAAGGAGGATCCGACCATCGCCACGCTGCTCAAGGCGCAGGGCTACGTGACCGGGCAGTTCGGCAAGAATCACCTCGGCGACGCCGACAGCACGCTGCCGACCAACCATGGCTTCGACGAATTCTTCGGCAACCTCTATCACCTAAACGCCGAGGAGGAGCCGGAGAACGAGAACTACCCGAAAGATCCGGAGTTCAAGAAGAAGTTCGGCCCGCGCGGCGTCATCCACAGCTTCGCCGACGGACGCATCACGGACACCGGG